In Melitaea cinxia chromosome Z, ilMelCinx1.1, whole genome shotgun sequence, a single window of DNA contains:
- the LOC123669043 gene encoding 6-phosphogluconate dehydrogenase, decarboxylating, with amino-acid sequence MAEPKADIALIGLAVMGQNLILNMDSKGFIVCAFNRTVEKVDQFLANEAKGTNIIGAKSLEDMVAKLKKPRKVMLLVKAGFAVDEFVKKLVPLLEKGDIIIDGGNSQYTDTQRWCKELASTGIYYIGMGVSGGEDGARYGPSLMPGGHPAAWPHVKPIFQAISAKVNGEPCCDWVGEDGAGHFVKMVHNGIEYGDMQLICEAYHIMKDVLGMEQDEMAQVFEEWNKGELDSFLIEITRDILKFKDSDGKYLLPKIRDSAGQKGTGKWTGISALEYGVPVTLIGEAVFARCLSALKDERVTASKSLPGSNLKFTGNKKEFLEHLRMALLASKIISYAQGFMLLREAAKDNKWNLNYGSVALMWRGGCIIRSVFLGNIKDAYTKNPQLSNLLLDPYFSKRISTCQPSLRQVVAQAALLGVPVPAFSAALAFYDGYRADMLPANLLQAQRDYFGAHTYELLTKPGDFIHTNWTGHGGNVSASTYNK; translated from the exons atggCAGA accTAAAGCCGATATTGCCCTGATAGGCTTAGCAGTGATGGGTCaaaatttgattttgaatatggattccAAAGGATTCATTGTTTGTGCCTTTAATAGAACAGTGGagaag GTCGACCAATTTCTTGCAAATGAAGCAAAAGGTACAAATATAATTGGTGCAAAATCCTTGGAAGATATGGTGGCAAAACTAAAAAAGCCACGGAAAGTGATGTTGTTAGTTAAAG ctggGTTTGCTGTAGATGAGTTTGTAAAGAAGTTAGTACCTTTACTTGAGAAGGGAGACATAATTATCGATGGAGGCAACTCACAGTACACAGATACTCAACGCTGGTGTAAGGAGTTGGCTTCCACTGgaatatattatattggtaTGGGG GTTAGCGGTGGTGAAGACGGAGCTCGTTATGGACCTTCTCTAATGCCTGGAGGTCACCCAGCTGCGTGGCCCCATGTGAAACCAATCTTTCAG GCCATAAGTGCAAAAGTAAATGGTGAGCCGTGCTGCGACTGGGTCGGTGAAGACGGCGCCGGTCATTTCGTAAAGATGGTTCACAATGGGATTGAGTATGGAGACATGCAACTCATCTGTGAAGCATATCATATTATGAAGGATGTGCTcg GTATGGAACAGGACGAGATGGCTCAAGTGTTCGAAGAATGGAACAAGGGAGAACTGGATTCATTCCTTATTGAAATCACTCGTGACATTTTGAAATTCAAGGACTCTGATG GAAAATATCTGCTACCAAAAATTCGTGACTCTGCTGGTCAAAAGGGTACAGGAAAGTGGACCGGAATCAGCGCTTTGGAGTATGGAGTGCCTGTCACTCTAATAGGGGAAGCTGTTTTTGCTCGTTGTCTCTCTGCTTTGAAAG ATGAACGAGTTACTGCAAGCAAGAGTCTGCCGGGTTCCAATCTTAAGTTCACAGGCAATAAGAAGGAGTTCCTTGAACACTTACGTATGGCTTTGCTAGCTAGCAAGATTATTTCTTATGCACAAGGTTTCATGCTTCTCAGAGAAGCTGCTAAG GATAATAAATGGAATCTGAACTACGGAAGCGTAGCTCTCATGTGGCGTGGAGGATGTATCATTAGAAGTGTATTTTTAGGGAATATTAAG gaTGCTTACACAAAGAACCCTCAGCTGTCCAATCTTCTTCTGGATCCGTACTTCAGCAAGCGTATAAGTACCTGTCAACCATCGTTAAGACAAGTAGTAGCTCAAGCGGCATTACTTGGTGTGCCAGTTCCAGCATTTAGTGCTGCTCTTGCTTTCTATGATGGTTACCGAGCAGATATGTTGCCGGCTAATCTTTTGCAg GCACAAAGAGATTACTTCGGTGCCCACACATATGAGTTATTGACCAAGCCGGGTGACTTCATTCACACTAATTGGACCGGTCACGGAGGAAATGTTTCTGCTTCCACTTACAATAAGTAA